Within Bdellovibrionales bacterium, the genomic segment CCTCACCTAAACACTGAAGAATATGACGCGGAACGCCCAACACTTTCTCCTTAATTCTGCCCGAATAGCTAATAATGGATCCCCTAAAAAAAGAAGACACGCCAGCTTGAGAGGTGACCCAAGACGAAAGTAGGCCCCCCGTACAGCTCTCAGCGAAGCCCAGAGTTCTTCCCTGGCTTTCAAACCAAGATTTCAGTTCTCTTACCTGAATTTCAATTTCTAAAAAATCAGACGCAAAGCGCCAGTTGTTCTCTTTTTTATTCATAAGACTAACTGCACACCCAACCAACTTGTTTTGACGTAGATAATCTGAAGGACAACATTGGCCATTATTCCTGCTAGTAAATCATCTGCCACCACTCCTAAACCACCTTTTACTCTCTGATCCAAGACCGAAATCGGAAATGGCTTAATGGCATCAAGTGCACGAAACAGAACAAACCCAATCACAAAACTTTGCCACGTCAAGGGCAACCAGGTCATCGCCACGGCAAACCCCACCACTTCATCGATGACAATTTCCTGAGGATCAGAAGTTCCGAATAAATTCTCATACACCTGAGCAACGATGACAGCGATCAGGGCCAAAATACCAACGCTGGCCATATAAAAATATTCACCACCCAAAGCCAAGAGCGGAACTAAGGGCACAGCTGCTAAGGTTCCCACTGTTCCCGGAGCCACTGGTGCTCTTCCCAAACCTCCAACCGTGGCAACCCAGACGACCCAATGCTTCGAATTTGGAACTGATTCTTGGTCCTGCATAAGTGGCACATCATTGAAGCGATTTAATGTCGTGTCAAACAAGAAAGTTCGGTCCTTTTTACAGACGAAGGTGGGAAGACTTACATATTTGGCAGCACCAGACTTCGATTTCCATCAGCTTCACTCTATACTCAAAGAAAAGGCCATTTGAACGTGCAATTGCCGAAATTCTCAAATAATTGAAGGGTAAGGATACATCATGGCGAACATTGGACTCGATGAAATTTTACGAATGGCAATGAAAAAAGGAGCCAGCGACGTCCATCTGAAGGCCGGACTGATGCCGGTTATTCGTCGCCATGGGATTCTCCGCCCACTTGCGGGCGATCTAGGCCAGCTCAGCGGAGAAGAAATTGACGCTATGGCAAACAAGATCATGGATGCCAGAACCCAAGAAACCTTCGAAAAAATGCACGAAGTCGACTTCGGTTACGGGATTTCAGGTCTTGGACGTTTTCGTATAAACGCCTTCAAGCAGCGTGGGACCACTCGAATGGTGATCCGAAATATTCCTCACAACATCCCTTCATTTCAGGAATTAAATCTTCCTCCGGTCGTCGAAGAGATTGCCAGCTATGAAAGAGGACTCGTTCTCGTAACGGGTGTGACGGGATCTGGTAAATCATCGACCTTGGCGGCCATGATAGACCACATCAATCGGACAAAAAACAAACATATTCTGA encodes:
- a CDS encoding CinA family protein, whose product is MNKKENNWRFASDFLEIEIQVRELKSWFESQGRTLGFAESCTGGLLSSWVTSQAGVSSFFRGSIISYSGRIKEKVLGVPRHILQCLGEVNLPVALCMAKGARKVLEVDWALSITGVAGPTGGTKEKPLGFVCFALCGPGIERVEQRHFDGKDRTEIQFQSASYGLELLLTSLNN
- a CDS encoding phosphatidylglycerophosphatase A, coding for MQDQESVPNSKHWVVWVATVGGLGRAPVAPGTVGTLAAVPLVPLLALGGEYFYMASVGILALIAVIVAQVYENLFGTSDPQEIVIDEVVGFAVAMTWLPLTWQSFVIGFVLFRALDAIKPFPISVLDQRVKGGLGVVADDLLAGIMANVVLQIIYVKTSWLGVQLVL